In Euphorbia lathyris chromosome 9, ddEupLath1.1, whole genome shotgun sequence, the following are encoded in one genomic region:
- the LOC136206094 gene encoding protein CYSTEINE-RICH TRANSMEMBRANE MODULE 9-like isoform X1 yields MSQNQVTESYPAPAPADAYVAPPPAGYPTKDASDQNPVPVETTSKGDGFWKGCCAALCCCCVLDACF; encoded by the exons ATGAGTCAGAATCAAGTTACAG AATCATATCCAGCACCGGCACCGGCAGATGCATATGTAGCTCCACCACCGGCCGGTTATCCGACTAAGGATGCTAGTGATCAAAATCCTGTTCCCGTTGAGACTACATCCAAGGGCGATGGCTTCTGGAAAGGATG TTGTGCTGCCTTGTGCTGTTGCTGTGTATTGGACGCGTGCTTTTAA
- the LOC136206094 gene encoding protein CYSTEINE-RICH TRANSMEMBRANE MODULE 9-like isoform X2 → MSQNQVTAPAPADAYVAPPPAGYPTKDASDQNPVPVETTSKGDGFWKGCCAALCCCCVLDACF, encoded by the exons ATGAGTCAGAATCAAGTTACAG CACCGGCACCGGCAGATGCATATGTAGCTCCACCACCGGCCGGTTATCCGACTAAGGATGCTAGTGATCAAAATCCTGTTCCCGTTGAGACTACATCCAAGGGCGATGGCTTCTGGAAAGGATG TTGTGCTGCCTTGTGCTGTTGCTGTGTATTGGACGCGTGCTTTTAA